One Salinimonas marina DNA segment encodes these proteins:
- a CDS encoding 4-phosphoerythronate dehydrogenase, translated as MNILYESSIPHGGEYFSALGQARSFETGALSPADLANVEYLAVRSTTVVNAALLQEAKQLKMVATATAGTNHLDIPYLESANIAWRDAGGCNAIAVAEYVVSILLKASVEDKIQLDRITVGIVGAGHVGTTLSRLLEALNISYVLNDPPREEAGDSRNFVALEEIMACDVISLHIPFTREGAHPTAGLIGARQLAGLSAHQLFINACRGEVVDEQALAQRLQQKPAPTAVLDVFMNEPAIDTRLLDFLWFATGHIAGHSIEGKLRGTQLVYEAFCEAAAQPVALQMEDFLAAPMPFDFTPRDPSVEALSFAELAQLLLGIYDIAEDDRLFRQMMAESNQFTAFRKGYRVRREYNAYTLRLSGVVSEGILRQLTGLGFTLETL; from the coding sequence ATGAACATTCTTTATGAAAGCAGCATTCCCCACGGGGGCGAATACTTTTCTGCTTTAGGTCAGGCCCGCTCTTTTGAGACCGGGGCTCTTTCCCCGGCTGATTTAGCGAATGTTGAGTATCTGGCGGTACGTTCCACCACCGTGGTGAATGCCGCGCTGCTGCAAGAGGCTAAGCAATTAAAAATGGTGGCAACAGCGACCGCGGGCACCAATCATCTGGATATTCCTTATCTGGAGTCGGCCAATATCGCCTGGCGCGATGCGGGGGGCTGTAACGCCATCGCCGTGGCCGAATACGTGGTCAGTATTTTGTTAAAAGCCAGTGTTGAGGACAAAATCCAGCTCGATCGGATAACTGTGGGCATCGTCGGGGCAGGGCATGTCGGTACGACCCTTTCAAGATTACTGGAAGCCCTGAACATCAGTTATGTACTGAACGATCCACCCCGGGAAGAGGCCGGTGACTCGCGTAATTTTGTGGCCCTGGAAGAGATAATGGCCTGTGATGTCATCAGCCTGCATATTCCCTTTACCCGCGAGGGCGCCCACCCGACAGCCGGGCTCATCGGGGCCAGGCAGCTGGCCGGTTTATCTGCCCATCAGCTATTTATTAATGCCTGCCGGGGCGAAGTCGTCGATGAACAGGCGCTGGCACAACGCCTGCAACAAAAACCGGCTCCTACGGCGGTGCTGGATGTGTTTATGAATGAGCCAGCGATAGATACTCGTCTGCTGGACTTCCTGTGGTTTGCTACCGGCCACATTGCCGGCCATAGTATTGAAGGCAAACTGCGCGGCACGCAACTGGTCTACGAGGCATTTTGCGAGGCGGCAGCACAACCGGTAGCGTTGCAGATGGAAGATTTTCTGGCTGCGCCCATGCCCTTTGATTTTACCCCCCGGGATCCGTCGGTAGAGGCATTAAGCTTTGCAGAGCTGGCGCAGCTGTTATTAGGTATCTATGATATTGCCGAGGACGATAGGCTTTTTCGCCAGATGATGGCAGAATCTAATCAATTTACGGCGTTTCGAAAAGGGTATCGGGTACGGCGCGAATACAATGCGTATACATTGCGCTTGTCAGGCGTGGTCTCGGAAGGTATCTTGCGCCAGCTTACCGGACTCGGTTTTACGTTAGAAACGCTCTAA
- a CDS encoding aspartate-semialdehyde dehydrogenase has protein sequence MSQAFDVAVLGATGLVGQAMIEILEERKFPINKLYPLASERSAGATINFKGEEIEVQNADDFDFSLVQFGFFSAGGSVSAKFAPLAAEAGCIVIDNTSHFRYEPDIPLVVPEVNAHALADFRNRNIIANPNCSTIQMLVALKPIHDEVGIERINVATYQSVSGAGKSAMEELAKQTASLLNAREVETEAFSRQIAFNAIPQIDEFMDNDYTKEEMKMAWETQKIMGDNSVLVNATAVRVPVFYGHGEAVHIETRMPIEADHAKALLEQAEGIKLYDTPAAFPTQVSSASGNDWVHVGRVRNDISHPNGLNLWVVSDNVRKGAATNSVQIAETLVRDYL, from the coding sequence ATGTCACAAGCCTTTGATGTTGCGGTATTAGGTGCTACCGGTTTGGTGGGCCAGGCCATGATCGAAATACTGGAAGAACGGAAATTTCCAATCAATAAATTGTATCCGTTGGCCAGTGAGCGTTCAGCGGGCGCGACGATAAATTTCAAAGGTGAAGAGATCGAAGTCCAAAACGCCGATGATTTTGATTTTAGTCTGGTGCAATTTGGTTTTTTCTCAGCCGGTGGCAGTGTCTCAGCAAAATTTGCGCCGCTGGCCGCCGAAGCCGGTTGTATTGTCATAGACAATACCTCGCATTTTCGTTACGAGCCCGATATTCCGTTAGTGGTGCCTGAGGTCAACGCTCATGCTCTGGCTGACTTCAGAAACCGCAATATTATCGCCAACCCCAACTGTTCGACCATTCAGATGTTGGTGGCCTTAAAGCCTATTCACGATGAAGTTGGTATTGAACGAATTAATGTGGCTACGTATCAGTCGGTATCTGGTGCCGGTAAGTCGGCAATGGAAGAGCTGGCTAAGCAAACCGCCAGCTTATTGAATGCCCGGGAAGTTGAGACAGAAGCCTTTAGCCGTCAAATTGCGTTTAATGCCATTCCGCAGATTGATGAGTTTATGGACAATGACTACACCAAAGAAGAAATGAAAATGGCCTGGGAAACCCAGAAAATCATGGGCGATAACAGTGTGCTGGTAAATGCCACCGCGGTTCGGGTGCCGGTGTTTTATGGGCATGGCGAAGCGGTTCATATTGAAACCCGGATGCCGATTGAAGCCGATCACGCCAAAGCGTTATTAGAACAGGCCGAAGGCATTAAGCTTTATGACACCCCGGCAGCGTTCCCCACTCAGGTATCCAGTGCCAGCGGCAATGACTGGGTCCATGTGGGCCGGGTGCGTAACGATATCTCCCATCCTAATGGCCTGAATCTGTGGGTGGTGTCGGACAATGTTCGCAAAGGGGCGGCCACCAACAGTGTGCAGATTGCTGAAACCCTGGTGCGTGACTACCTGTAA
- a CDS encoding FimV/HubP family polar landmark protein, which translates to MKLHLSGLLVLLCLSTFPAADISAQERQTQLRGPKDATNQYSGAVYGPIDEQDTLWRIAQRYRQDSSLSMYQVMQAIYELNPDAFEQQNRNLLVEGATLRLPSRRYTARIDVEEARTNAEADDKQYAELLKQPASASNNIKPPEPLVKKSDLSDTRTAIEQQISRLDEQQIQQFDELRQQFAASLNNVQQMLDENRKLYERVEQVNTDLMSLRQQVEGDVQSQMDEQLALQRELLAMVKEDQAARQAEQQSSIISTLTQPVSLIIGSGILTLLLAGGLAAWFLRKRDHEAPEMPPQSEVEAAPPTVTEDIASSISTDIEDDTPELSDDELFNDDELLDDVLSSELEDTLDAELDNFSDDMLVPDENEQIFEDGDSELGQGDLDSLFDDEDMDTVELTEEVDDIDSAGQNDVISEEPEEVPEKKPSEQPVSEDDFTVNTDDAALANELDTDDNSLPPITAASVGNDEQPEISIDELLEAEQAKGEKSFVTDNDTVDDAMLGKLDDEINQQNAELDRLADGILEEIDQLEQMGGLPTAEDIEREELENSGPSPQGIQDLDAFADDLDDIELDDVDNAENFADPLSDELIAQLQAENDFEEDELLEPQPAAGFDDPLSDELLAELNAEQDDSEEQLDALSEELLAELDTDHAAGDPSDIEASPGEQAGQDEELTDDLLAELEAGISAGEEQPSAGVGSSPSESVSTEADVADDDIDALLDSVTEDDAESDSESEPEQAPESAPESASESDISEADVATDDIDALLDSVAEDNAESDSESNTESAPESAPESASESDRADADVATDDIDALLDSVAEDNAESDSESAPESAPESASESFSSEADVAADDIDALLDSVAEDNAESDSESDTESAPESASESDSSDTDVAADDIDALLDSVAEDNAESDSESASESAPESASESDSDDADVADDDIDALLDSVAEDDAEPDSESEPEPAPESASKSDSSDTDAADDDIDALLASVAEDNAESDSESAPAEVNTDDEASASADESAGPVMADAEIEALLDSLESDEAQPDLEHADSESQQSGEIPEVSPFESTADDTTAQDKVSEEGATDAETSQSEPVSEQPAGPAMADAEIEALLDSLGGDEAESDSAADTMSDSDTVPAATEESAAEHELEQTARSGDEFTHEDEQTPEEGITERETPEAETAGQFTDEDMSDEDIDALFDSMMEDPSPQSTAAPNQDLASEDAAENLLSEIEQPEESEDHFAGEPSLEFEDEASDAAPADLATAAESTPASEPRSDVQVDPLDSALAEFDQQMMEDIPSFTDGAPQAESEFDDSILGDFDDAPEFKLEQEEEGVIPSVKPAQGDINELADVPGLDDWLSGTKGTDKDIFDELESSDFDALLDDMGGESSEPTTDASPSNLPDETERRFKEQNPDLDLSALLNEPDDLTPSKNEETDYLTVESLLDESLQDEGNQFEEMPLDLDVSLSDYSGISDDADIIDIDKDAGQNANLDLARVYLEMDDMPTARELLEDVIKNGSEEQQKEASDLLATLV; encoded by the coding sequence ATGAAACTGCATTTATCGGGCTTGTTGGTGCTGTTGTGTTTAAGTACTTTCCCCGCTGCCGACATTAGCGCACAGGAACGGCAAACCCAGCTTCGTGGGCCCAAAGATGCGACCAACCAATACTCGGGAGCGGTTTATGGTCCCATCGACGAGCAGGATACGCTATGGCGAATTGCGCAGCGCTACCGGCAGGACAGTTCGTTGTCGATGTACCAGGTTATGCAGGCGATCTATGAGCTGAACCCCGATGCCTTTGAGCAACAGAACCGCAATCTTCTGGTAGAAGGCGCCACACTGCGTTTGCCTTCTCGTCGCTATACAGCCCGTATTGATGTTGAAGAGGCCCGCACAAATGCTGAAGCCGATGATAAACAATATGCCGAACTTTTAAAGCAACCGGCCTCTGCCAGCAACAATATCAAACCCCCGGAACCCCTTGTTAAAAAGTCGGATTTATCCGATACCCGCACCGCCATCGAACAACAAATCAGCCGCCTGGATGAGCAACAAATTCAACAATTCGATGAATTGCGTCAACAATTTGCCGCCTCGTTGAACAATGTACAACAAATGCTGGATGAAAATCGCAAGCTGTATGAACGTGTAGAGCAGGTTAATACTGATTTGATGAGTCTGCGCCAACAGGTAGAAGGCGATGTTCAAAGCCAGATGGATGAACAGCTTGCCTTGCAGCGTGAACTGCTAGCCATGGTTAAAGAGGATCAGGCCGCGCGGCAGGCCGAGCAACAATCCAGCATTATCTCGACGCTTACTCAGCCTGTAAGTCTGATTATCGGCTCAGGCATATTAACCTTACTCCTGGCCGGCGGTCTGGCAGCCTGGTTCCTAAGAAAACGCGACCACGAGGCGCCGGAAATGCCGCCTCAAAGTGAGGTTGAGGCGGCACCGCCTACAGTGACAGAAGACATTGCCAGTAGCATCAGCACCGACATAGAAGATGATACGCCGGAGTTGTCTGATGATGAGCTGTTTAACGATGATGAACTGCTGGATGATGTATTGTCCAGCGAGCTTGAAGATACCCTGGATGCCGAGCTGGACAACTTCTCTGATGACATGCTGGTGCCCGATGAAAATGAGCAAATTTTTGAAGATGGTGACAGCGAATTAGGTCAGGGTGATCTGGACAGCCTGTTTGATGACGAAGACATGGATACGGTTGAGTTAACCGAAGAGGTTGATGATATTGATTCGGCCGGTCAGAACGACGTAATTTCCGAAGAGCCGGAGGAGGTCCCAGAGAAAAAACCTTCCGAACAGCCGGTCTCTGAAGACGACTTCACGGTGAATACTGATGATGCGGCGCTGGCTAACGAGCTTGACACCGATGACAACAGCCTGCCCCCGATAACGGCGGCGTCCGTGGGCAATGATGAACAACCTGAAATCAGCATTGATGAATTGCTGGAAGCCGAGCAGGCGAAAGGTGAAAAAAGCTTTGTTACGGACAACGACACTGTTGATGATGCCATGCTGGGGAAGCTGGATGATGAAATCAATCAGCAAAATGCCGAACTGGACCGGCTTGCCGATGGCATACTCGAAGAGATAGACCAGCTTGAACAAATGGGCGGACTGCCGACCGCTGAAGACATAGAGCGTGAAGAATTAGAAAACAGCGGACCCTCGCCGCAGGGTATCCAGGATTTGGATGCGTTTGCCGATGACCTGGATGATATCGAACTTGATGATGTCGATAATGCCGAGAACTTTGCTGATCCACTCTCTGATGAGCTTATTGCCCAGCTGCAAGCCGAAAATGACTTTGAAGAAGACGAGTTATTAGAGCCCCAGCCCGCAGCAGGTTTTGATGATCCGTTAAGCGATGAGTTACTGGCGGAATTAAATGCCGAGCAGGATGATAGTGAGGAACAACTGGATGCGCTGTCTGAAGAGCTGCTTGCTGAACTGGATACTGATCATGCTGCAGGCGATCCCAGCGATATTGAAGCCTCACCGGGTGAGCAGGCCGGCCAGGACGAAGAGCTTACTGATGATTTATTAGCCGAACTGGAAGCCGGTATCTCTGCCGGAGAAGAACAGCCCTCGGCCGGCGTCGGCTCATCGCCATCAGAAAGTGTCAGCACCGAGGCGGATGTTGCCGATGACGACATTGATGCACTGCTCGATAGTGTAACTGAGGACGACGCTGAGTCTGATTCAGAGTCTGAGCCTGAGCAGGCACCTGAATCAGCGCCCGAGTCAGCATCAGAAAGCGACATTAGCGAAGCAGATGTAGCCACTGACGACATCGATGCACTGCTCGATAGCGTGGCTGAGGATAACGCTGAGTCTGATTCAGAGTCTAATACTGAGTCCGCGCCTGAATCAGCACCCGAGTCAGCATCAGAAAGCGACCGCGCGGATGCGGATGTGGCCACTGACGACATCGATGCACTGCTCGATAGCGTGGCTGAGGATAACGCTGAGTCTGATTCAGAGTCCGCGCCTGAATCAGCGCCCGAGTCAGCATCAGAAAGCTTCAGCAGCGAAGCAGATGTAGCCGCTGACGACATTGATGCGCTGCTCGATAGTGTGGCTGAGGATAACGCTGAGTCTGATTCAGAGTCTGATACTGAGTCCGCGCCTGAGTCAGCATCAGAAAGCGACAGCAGCGATACGGATGTGGCCGCTGACGACATCGATGCGCTGCTCGATAGCGTGGCTGAAGATAATGCTGAGTCTGATTCTGAGTCCGCGTCTGAATCAGCACCCGAGTCAGCATCAGAAAGCGATAGCGACGATGCGGATGTAGCCGATGACGACATTGATGCGCTGCTCGATAGCGTGGCTGAAGATGATGCTGAGCCTGATTCAGAGTCTGAGCCTGAGCCGGCACCCGAGTCAGCATCAAAAAGCGACAGCAGCGATACGGATGCGGCCGATGACGACATCGATGCACTGCTTGCTAGTGTGGCTGAAGATAATGCTGAGTCTGATTCTGAGTCCGCGCCTGCTGAGGTGAACACCGACGATGAAGCATCAGCCTCAGCCGATGAATCCGCCGGCCCGGTCATGGCGGATGCAGAGATTGAAGCGTTGCTCGATAGTCTGGAAAGCGATGAAGCGCAGCCTGACTTAGAACATGCTGACAGCGAATCGCAGCAGTCAGGCGAAATTCCGGAAGTAAGCCCTTTTGAAAGTACGGCTGATGACACCACCGCACAGGATAAAGTATCTGAAGAGGGTGCCACCGACGCTGAAACATCACAATCAGAGCCCGTCAGTGAGCAGCCCGCTGGCCCGGCCATGGCCGATGCAGAGATTGAAGCTCTGCTCGACAGTCTCGGCGGCGATGAAGCTGAGTCTGACTCAGCAGCAGATACAATGAGCGATAGTGACACCGTACCGGCTGCAACAGAAGAATCTGCTGCTGAACACGAGTTGGAACAAACAGCCAGATCCGGTGATGAGTTTACTCATGAAGATGAACAAACACCTGAAGAGGGTATAACCGAGCGCGAAACACCAGAGGCAGAAACGGCCGGTCAGTTCACCGATGAGGATATGTCCGATGAGGACATTGACGCCTTATTTGACAGCATGATGGAGGATCCCAGCCCTCAGTCGACTGCAGCGCCCAATCAGGATCTCGCTTCAGAAGACGCCGCGGAGAACCTGCTCAGCGAGATAGAGCAACCTGAAGAGTCAGAAGACCATTTTGCCGGCGAGCCTTCACTTGAGTTTGAAGATGAAGCAAGCGATGCCGCCCCCGCGGACTTAGCAACGGCCGCGGAATCAACCCCCGCTTCTGAACCGCGCTCGGACGTTCAGGTTGATCCTCTTGACTCTGCGTTGGCCGAATTTGATCAGCAGATGATGGAAGACATCCCCTCGTTTACCGACGGGGCGCCGCAGGCTGAGAGCGAGTTCGATGACAGTATTCTGGGCGATTTTGATGATGCACCTGAGTTTAAGCTAGAGCAGGAAGAAGAAGGCGTTATACCGTCGGTAAAACCTGCCCAGGGTGATATCAACGAGTTGGCGGATGTGCCCGGCCTGGATGATTGGTTGTCGGGTACCAAAGGCACCGATAAAGATATTTTTGATGAGCTGGAAAGCTCTGACTTTGATGCTTTGCTTGATGATATGGGCGGGGAATCTTCTGAGCCAACTACCGATGCTTCGCCCTCAAATCTGCCGGATGAAACCGAGCGGCGCTTTAAAGAGCAAAACCCCGATCTGGACTTGTCAGCGCTGCTCAATGAGCCTGACGATCTCACTCCTTCTAAAAATGAAGAGACCGACTACCTGACCGTAGAGTCGTTACTGGATGAAAGCCTGCAGGATGAAGGCAATCAGTTTGAAGAAATGCCGCTGGATTTAGATGTCAGCCTGTCGGACTACAGTGGTATCAGCGATGATGCGGATATTATTGATATTGATAAGGATGCTGGCCAAAACGCCAATCTTGATTTAGCCCGGGTTTATCTGGAAATGGATGATATGCCAACCGCCCGTGAGCTACTGGAAGATGTCATTAAAAATGGCAGCGAAGAGCAGCAGAAAGAGGCCAGCGATCTGTTAGCGACACTGGTATAA
- a CDS encoding patatin-like phospholipase family protein has product MPDTNYPTTIVPILSGGGTRLPAHIGILQALDDLHVSYSTIVGVSGGSIIAALVAKGHSLTYLKQLALTTDFRQFTGFSLWRLLKQGGLSSGDHLEQWLDAQLEGITFEALPFNLNIVATDVNGGGPVIFNRDTTPTVKVSQAVRSSMSIPLIFAFKEFGDKLLVDGAILSEDALFRDWQKDGTPSVCFRLRSEPRKESLADKGHFPLPLYLTMLTRTFMSALSREYVDTRFWQRTIIINTGQISAVDFKAAQSTKLKLYQLGYDTTLSFIPKKLQQQSEVPGECRGPCYQGMNRHISRVATLYQCR; this is encoded by the coding sequence ATGCCTGATACAAATTATCCAACAACCATTGTCCCTATTTTATCCGGTGGCGGAACACGTTTACCGGCCCATATTGGTATTCTGCAGGCACTTGATGATTTGCACGTCTCCTACTCTACCATTGTAGGCGTTTCAGGAGGCTCCATTATTGCGGCCCTGGTGGCCAAAGGGCATAGCCTGACCTATCTGAAGCAGCTGGCCCTGACCACCGACTTTCGTCAGTTTACCGGCTTTTCGTTATGGCGGTTATTAAAACAGGGCGGGTTGTCATCAGGAGATCATCTGGAACAATGGCTGGATGCGCAACTTGAAGGCATTACGTTTGAGGCCTTACCCTTTAATCTGAATATTGTCGCCACCGACGTCAACGGCGGCGGCCCGGTTATTTTCAACCGTGACACCACGCCTACGGTCAAAGTCTCGCAGGCGGTACGCTCTTCCATGTCCATCCCACTGATATTCGCCTTCAAAGAATTTGGCGATAAGTTGTTGGTAGACGGTGCTATCTTATCTGAAGATGCCTTATTTCGGGATTGGCAGAAGGATGGCACGCCCTCGGTATGCTTCAGGCTTCGTAGTGAGCCCAGAAAAGAATCGTTAGCAGACAAAGGCCATTTTCCCCTGCCCCTTTATCTGACCATGCTGACCCGCACATTTATGTCGGCATTGTCCCGGGAGTATGTTGATACACGATTTTGGCAACGCACCATTATTATCAACACAGGCCAGATTTCAGCGGTCGATTTTAAAGCTGCACAAAGTACCAAACTAAAGCTTTATCAGCTGGGTTACGATACGACTCTATCTTTTATTCCTAAAAAGCTACAGCAGCAAAGCGAGGTCCCCGGCGAATGCCGGGGGCCGTGTTATCAAGGTATGAATCGGCACATTAGCAGGGTTGCGACCTTATACCAGTGTCGCTAA
- the truA gene encoding tRNA pseudouridine(38-40) synthase TruA, with protein sequence MRRYALGIEYDGAALYGWQRQRGVKTVQEYLENALSKVADTRINVQCAGRTDAGVHATGQVVHFESPNTRPLKAWEMGANTNLPASVAVNWACEVPDAFHARFSATHRRYRYIMYNAVLRPAILGKGVTHVYKPLDEDRMHRAAQALVGEQDFSAFRAAHCQSNSPFRKITDIAVSRQGRYVILDIRANAFLHHMVRNIVGSLIEIGAKEQSVEWLSELLQSKDRTQAAATAKPHGLYLVDVTYPEQFSLPARPLGPLFLPDN encoded by the coding sequence ATGAGGCGATACGCCTTAGGCATAGAATATGATGGGGCTGCTCTTTATGGCTGGCAGCGCCAGCGCGGTGTAAAAACCGTGCAGGAATATCTGGAAAACGCGCTTTCAAAAGTGGCTGATACCAGAATTAATGTGCAGTGTGCTGGTCGCACTGATGCCGGGGTGCATGCCACCGGACAGGTAGTGCATTTTGAGTCGCCAAATACCCGGCCACTTAAAGCCTGGGAAATGGGCGCGAACACCAATTTACCAGCCTCGGTGGCGGTAAACTGGGCATGTGAAGTGCCTGATGCGTTTCATGCCCGGTTTTCGGCCACCCACCGGCGTTATCGCTACATCATGTATAACGCTGTACTGCGCCCGGCCATTCTAGGTAAAGGGGTGACCCATGTTTACAAACCCCTGGATGAAGACCGTATGCATCGCGCTGCCCAGGCGCTGGTGGGCGAACAGGACTTTAGTGCTTTTCGTGCGGCGCATTGCCAGTCGAACTCGCCATTTCGTAAAATTACCGATATTGCGGTAAGCCGGCAAGGTCGCTATGTGATCCTGGATATTCGCGCAAATGCATTTTTGCACCATATGGTCAGAAATATCGTAGGCTCCCTGATAGAGATAGGCGCTAAAGAGCAATCGGTGGAATGGCTAAGCGAGTTGTTACAGTCCAAAGACCGGACCCAGGCCGCGGCGACCGCCAAACCCCATGGCTTGTATTTGGTGGATGTCACCTATCCCGAGCAGTTTTCGTTGCCCGCTCGCCCGTTAGGGCCTTTATTTTTGCCGGATAACTAA
- the accD gene encoding acetyl-CoA carboxylase, carboxyltransferase subunit beta: protein MSWIQKILPRTQTSTKGNVPEGIWTKCGSCQAVLYKSDLEKQLEVCPKCDHHMRISGRRRLDSFLDQNDREEIGSEFEPQDILKFKDSKRYKDRISAAQKSTNEKDALIAMKGKLKGKPVVAVSFEFAFMGGSMASVVGARFVAAVNVCLEHNLPLVCFSASGGARMQEALMSLMQMAKTSAALAKMREKHLPYISVLTDPTMGGVSASLAMLGDINVAEPKALIGFAGPRVIEQTVRETLPEGFQRSEFLVEKGAIDMIVDRRNMRDKLYGLLVKLHRTD from the coding sequence ATGAGCTGGATTCAAAAAATTCTTCCGCGGACACAGACCTCCACCAAAGGCAATGTGCCAGAAGGGATCTGGACAAAATGTGGCAGCTGTCAGGCCGTATTGTATAAAAGCGATCTTGAGAAACAGCTGGAAGTGTGTCCCAAGTGTGACCACCATATGCGCATCAGTGGGCGCCGCCGTTTGGACTCATTTCTTGATCAAAACGATCGGGAAGAAATTGGTAGCGAATTTGAACCTCAGGATATTCTGAAATTTAAAGATTCTAAGCGCTACAAAGACCGTATTTCTGCGGCGCAAAAAAGTACCAACGAAAAAGACGCGCTGATTGCCATGAAGGGCAAACTGAAAGGCAAGCCGGTGGTAGCGGTCAGCTTTGAATTCGCCTTTATGGGTGGGTCTATGGCCTCGGTGGTGGGCGCCCGGTTTGTGGCCGCGGTGAATGTGTGTCTAGAACACAATCTTCCGCTGGTGTGTTTTTCTGCCAGTGGCGGAGCGCGGATGCAGGAAGCACTAATGTCGTTGATGCAAATGGCGAAAACCTCCGCTGCCCTGGCCAAAATGCGCGAAAAGCATTTGCCCTATATTTCAGTGCTTACCGACCCGACCATGGGTGGGGTATCTGCCAGTCTGGCCATGCTGGGCGACATCAATGTGGCTGAGCCCAAGGCATTGATTGGTTTTGCCGGTCCTCGTGTAATCGAGCAAACCGTACGCGAAACGCTGCCAGAAGGCTTTCAGCGTAGCGAATTTTTGGTTGAGAAAGGCGCGATTGATATGATTGTTGATCGTCGCAATATGCGCGATAAGCTATATGGCCTGTTGGTAAAACTGCATCGAACTGACTAA
- the folC gene encoding bifunctional tetrahydrofolate synthase/dihydrofolate synthase: MKNANTSTAPVSGDLAQWLKHLESIHPSAIDLGLNRVKAVADNLGLDFSDKTVIIVGGTNGKGTTCRFLELACQQQKKTTGVYSSPHLLCYTERVRINGEPAAAAAFCQAFNQIESTRGDITLTYFEFSTLAALLLMQQHNTEVLILEVGLGGRLDATNIIDADLAVITTIDLDHQDWLGNTREAIAREKAGIMRAHKKAVIGELVPPSSLKEEVSRLEVDALWATKDYRFTQTQNWQWQNDSHCFSQLPEPHIPRQNIATALAALHHLGWLPAEKQVHSLIRKTTMPGRLQTVRDEPRVVVDVGHNPQAVRAMVSWLQSQQYMRLHLVAGMLKDKSIEATLAEFSGSPALWYLGSTAGPRGAKAQTLLETLEDEQQSQASCFEEVAMAYQAALSKATKDDLILVFGSFLTVAEIMRYESDTNI; the protein is encoded by the coding sequence GTGAAAAACGCAAATACAAGCACTGCGCCAGTTTCCGGGGATCTGGCGCAGTGGCTCAAGCACCTGGAGTCTATCCATCCCAGCGCCATTGATTTAGGGCTGAATCGGGTTAAGGCTGTGGCCGACAACCTTGGATTAGATTTTTCAGATAAAACCGTGATAATCGTGGGCGGGACCAATGGCAAGGGGACGACCTGTCGCTTTTTAGAACTTGCCTGCCAACAACAGAAGAAAACCACCGGTGTGTACAGCTCTCCCCATTTGCTGTGTTATACCGAACGGGTGCGAATCAATGGTGAGCCGGCTGCCGCCGCCGCTTTTTGTCAGGCATTTAATCAAATTGAATCCACGCGTGGTGATATCACGTTAACTTACTTTGAGTTTAGTACGCTGGCGGCGCTGTTGCTGATGCAGCAACACAACACCGAGGTCCTGATTCTGGAAGTGGGGTTGGGCGGCAGACTCGACGCGACCAATATTATTGATGCAGATTTGGCGGTGATCACCACTATAGATCTGGATCATCAGGATTGGCTGGGCAATACCCGCGAAGCGATTGCCCGGGAAAAAGCGGGGATAATGCGCGCTCATAAAAAGGCGGTAATAGGCGAGCTGGTACCGCCTTCCAGCTTGAAAGAAGAGGTTTCCCGACTCGAAGTCGACGCGCTATGGGCCACCAAAGATTATCGTTTTACCCAGACGCAAAACTGGCAATGGCAAAACGACAGCCATTGCTTTAGCCAGCTTCCTGAACCCCATATCCCCAGACAGAATATCGCGACGGCGCTGGCGGCGTTACATCATCTTGGGTGGTTACCGGCTGAAAAGCAGGTGCACAGCCTGATTCGTAAGACCACCATGCCAGGTCGCTTGCAAACGGTGCGCGATGAACCGAGGGTGGTAGTGGATGTAGGCCATAATCCACAGGCAGTGAGAGCCATGGTTAGCTGGTTGCAATCGCAGCAGTACATGCGTTTGCATCTGGTGGCAGGCATGCTCAAAGATAAATCTATAGAAGCCACGCTGGCTGAATTTTCCGGGTCTCCTGCCCTATGGTATTTGGGTAGCACGGCTGGACCCCGAGGGGCCAAAGCGCAAACGTTACTGGAGACTCTTGAAGATGAGCAGCAATCTCAGGCAAGCTGTTTTGAAGAGGTTGCGATGGCGTATCAAGCTGCGCTAAGCAAGGCAACAAAAGACGATCTTATTCTGGTGTTTGGCTCTTTTTTAACCGTGGCAGAAATAATGCGCTATGAGTCTGATACCAACATATAA